Proteins encoded in a region of the Paramagnetospirillum magneticum AMB-1 genome:
- the rplD gene encoding 50S ribosomal protein L4 has translation MKTNVISLDNQTVGEIELADEIFGVPVRGDILFRAVNWQLAKRQSGNHKTKTISEISGTTKKPFAQKGGGRARQGSLRSAQFRGGSTIFGPVVRSHAHDLPKKVRKLALKTALSAKVADGKLIVVDAASAGSPKTKDLAARLGKLGLSSVLFIDGAAVDGNFALASRNIPYVDVLPTQGANVYDILRRDTLVLTKDAVAALEARLK, from the coding sequence ATGAAGACGAACGTAATCAGCCTGGACAACCAGACCGTCGGCGAGATCGAACTGGCCGACGAGATCTTCGGTGTGCCGGTGCGTGGGGACATCCTGTTCCGCGCCGTCAACTGGCAGCTGGCCAAGCGCCAGTCGGGCAACCACAAGACCAAGACGATCAGCGAGATCTCCGGCACCACCAAGAAGCCCTTCGCTCAGAAGGGTGGCGGTCGTGCCCGTCAGGGCTCGCTGCGCTCCGCGCAGTTCCGCGGCGGTTCGACCATTTTCGGCCCGGTGGTGCGCTCTCACGCTCACGACCTGCCCAAGAAGGTCCGCAAGCTGGCGCTGAAGACTGCCCTGTCGGCCAAGGTTGCCGACGGCAAGCTCATCGTGGTGGACGCGGCCTCGGCCGGTTCGCCCAAGACCAAGGACCTGGCCGCCCGTCTCGGCAAGCTGGGCCTGAGCTCGGTGTTGTTCATCGACGGCGCCGCCGTGGACGGCAACTTCGCTCTGGCCAGCCGCAACATCCCCTACGTGGATGTGCTGCCGACCCAGGGTGCCAATGTCTACGACATCCTGCGCCGTGACACCCTGGTTCTGACCAAGGACGCGGTCGCCGCCCTGGAGGCTCGCCTGAAATGA